TAAAAGTAAAGATTTGCGGAATACGGGACTCCGATACGATGAAGCTTTGTGTGGACGAGGGCGCCGACTTTATCGGTTTGAATTTTTCCCCCCTTAGCGTCCGAAACATTTCTCCTTCCCACGCTGCTTCCCTACTCTCTGTCCTGGAAAACGGGGTTCCGAAGTTTCTCCGACCTAAGGTCGTTTTTTTGTTCTACCGAAATTCCCTCTCTTTCGTCGAATCCGTATTAGGTTCCCTTCCGTACGACTATTTGCAGTACGTAAGCGACGACAATCTGGTTCCCGGAAACGCTTCCCCCTTGTACGGACAAAGAAATTCCAGAATCCTTTCCTACCGAGTGCAAAAACCCGTCTCCGACGAAGCGCTTTCCTCTTTGGATTCCGATCTGCTGATTCTAGACAGCTATGTTACC
The genomic region above belongs to Leptospira fletcheri and contains:
- a CDS encoding phosphoribosylanthranilate isomerase, which gives rise to MTEKVKVKICGIRDSDTMKLCVDEGADFIGLNFSPLSVRNISPSHAASLLSVLENGVPKFLRPKVVFLFYRNSLSFVESVLGSLPYDYLQYVSDDNLVPGNASPLYGQRNSRILSYRVQKPVSDEALSSLDSDLLILDSYVTGAGGGTGESFPWEYVRGVKRPFFLAGGLKPETVARAVREISPFGVDVASGVESSPGIKDRNSIVSFIRNAKQAHVD